A region of the Silene latifolia isolate original U9 population chromosome 9, ASM4854445v1, whole genome shotgun sequence genome:
GAGAAAATTGCAGCAATGCAATGTTGGCCAATACCTACTACAGTCACTGAAGTAAGGAGTTTTCATGGGTTAGCATCCTTCTACAGAAGGTTTATCAAGAACTTCAGCACAGTGGTGGCACCTATCACTGAATGCATAAGGAAAGGGGAGTTTCAATGGACTGAACAAGCTCAACAGTCCTTTGAAAAAATCAAACAACTCATGTGTAACACTCCTATCCTAAAGTTACCTGATTTTGATCAGCTATTTGAAGTGGAATGTGATGCTAGTGGTGTGAGAATTGGGGCAGTACTGATTCAAAGCCAGAAGCCTGTGGCATATTTCAGTGAGAAGTTAAATGGGGCCAAACTGAAATATTTCACCTATGATAAAGAGTTTTATGCAATCATCAGAGCCTTGATGCATTGGAATCATTACCTTAAACCTAAGCCATTTGTACtacactctgatcatgaagcCTTGAAGTACATCAATGGCCAACACAAGTTAAATTTCAGGCATGCCAAATGGGTGGAATTCTTGCAGTCTTTTACCTTTTCCAGTAAATACAAGGAAGGCAAGAAAAATGTGGTAGCAGATGCATTGTCAAGGAGGCATTCCTTGCTTTCAGTCATGTCCAACAGGGTTCTTGGGTTTGAATTCATGAAAGAATTGTATAAGGAAGATCCTGACTTCTCAGAGGAATGGATTACTTAGACTGAAGGGCATAGGAACCAAGGAAGCAAGTACCTACTTCAGGAAGGTTTCCTATTCCAGGGTAACAAACTGTGTGTTCTAAGGGGGTCTTACAGGGATCTCTTGATCAGGGAAGTCTATTCAGGGGGACTGGGAGGGCACTTTGGTGTCCAAAAGACCTTGGAGATATTACAGGACCAATTCTATTGGCCAAGAATGATGGGTGATGTCCAGATTGTCCTCAGAAGATGCTCAAAATGCCAACTTTCAAAGAGTTCTTTCCAACCTGGTCCATACACTCCCCTACCAGTGCCAAGCAAGCCATGGGAAGACTTaagcatggacttcattgtggcccTATCAAGAACACAGAGAGGGAAAGATTCTGTAATGGTTGTGGTGGACAGGTTCAGTAAGATGGCTCACTTTGTAGCTTGCAAAAAGACAGAGGATGCAGCAAGTGTTGCTGAGCTATTCTTAAAGGAGATTCTGAGGCTCCATGGAGTTCCAAAAACCATTGTATCAGACAGGGATACAAAATTCATgggatatttttggaagactctaTGGAAGTTGCTTAAAACCAAGCTCTTGTTCAACACCTCTCACCACCccacaaacagatggccaaactgaggtcactaacAGAACATTGGGGAGGATTTTAAGGTGTCTTGTCAGCAAGACCCTAAAAGATTGGGACCTAAAGCTAGCAGCAACAGAGTTTGCATTCAACAGAGCACCATCATCTCGCAAATCGGACACGGTCCTTTTGAGGTAGTCTATGGGGTCAATCCACTTATGCCCCTGGATTTATCTTCTGTACCCAAGGAAAACATCAACCTGGATGCCAAGAAAAGAGCTGAGCAATTGCTGAAACTACATGAGACAGTGAAAAGGCAGATTGAGAGAACAAATGAGCAATACCAGAAACATCTTAAGGTGTCTAAGGGGAAGAAAGAGTTTGAACCAGGAGATCTGGTATGGATACATCTGAGGAAGGAAAGATTTCCagcaaaaaggaaaaataaactcATGCCAAGATCAGATGGTCCATTTGAAGTTGTTGAAAATTTTGGGCCAAATGCATACAAGATTGACCTGCCAGGTGACTATGGGGTGCATGGGACTTTTAATGTGGGTGATCTCAGTCCATACTATGAAGATTCCGGAGATGAGGAGGTtacaggcttgaggacaagccctgttcaaccaggagGGGTTGATGCAGGAGCTAGTAACCAGGACAATCAACTATCCCATGGTCAAGCAACTCAGGCAACAACAGGCCACAACCACTACTACCTGGCCACTGATCAGTCTACTTTGCAGGGTCATAAGTACTAGTACAAGGAAAATcatcagctgccaccatggccagctgataGAACACTCATGTGAGCATCAAAAAGTCCTAGGGAGCCAGGCCAAATTCTCATTGCAAAGTATTGGAAAACCAGTCTGAAAACAAGTTACAGAAAAGGGGAGATTCCAAAAGTAACATTGCCATTTCTGGACAAACCAAGGAAAAGCTGTGTGGGAGGCTTCTTTGGCTTAAGTTTCCATAAATCAGAGGGTACTTGGACACCAAGTCAAGACCAAGGAGACCACTCGTCCTCACATGAGCAGGGAAAGCAACAACTACCACAGAAAAGCTTGAAAGACAACAAAGATGTCACTGTCacctgactgtcctctgcaaacTCAATTTGTTTTCACTCTAGTTTACATTTATGATCTTTTTGCCGTTGTAATATATTATTTAGACTCTTGTCCTGACTTATGGGacaatcctggcccttagatgaaCCTTTTATTTCAACCTAAAagcaaggcctatataaggacccttgCATCAGACTGTTAGAGGCAGCtgattttatgaatgaaacctgagttTTACTCTCAATTCAAATCTCTTAAATCTTATGTTAGAAACATAGGTTAGAGTCAGGCTTATTAATACTCTGTGCTTGCTGTGAGTATTGAATAAGGACCTGGTAATAGGGTGAGAACAGTCTTGTGCTTGCTGTGGATTGTTTGAGCTTTATTGTCTGTTTCAACTCGAGTATTCCCTGTGTTAAGCTGTGGTTTTCTTGAGTTAAACAACCCAAATTGTTAAGTAACTTCCTGTGCTTGCTGTGGAAGGTAGCTAACAAATTATATCTCAAAGTTACCTCCTTTATTCCACAATTACACCCACACTGTCAAATTGTTCCTTTCTCTGTCAGTTCAGGTTTAGTAATTTACCTAAATTACTTCTGGGTCTCCTAAAATCCTATAATTTTAGCAGAATTTAGCTAAGGTGTCAAGGTTAATTACTGCAAATTTTCATGAATTTAGGAGTCCTTTAGAGTGCTCAAACCAAATTTAGAAGTTGGTCCTTTTCCTGCAAAATtcacaaattgtcaaaatattgtAAAGGGTGGGTGTTTACATATCAACTTGCCCCACACAAAAGGGTGAAAATAGAAGTGATAAGGACTCGGGTGAATGGAGGCGGCAGAGGCGAACGTCGGGTGGCAGCGCTGCAACCAGTGGCGGCGTACTTGCCCCATATACCTCCGTCGTTTTCCCTCTTTAATCTAACCGGACTAACCGCCATTTACCATGATCGGAGCCCTCAGTCCTCAAATCTGTGACGTTGTGGCGGATTGGCGGTGATGTGAGGGTAGAGAGGTGATGTTGTGGCAGATTGATGGTGGGTTTAGTGGAGAGGTGGTGGTATGGTGGAGAGGGTAATGGAGTGAATTTTTTAGATTGTTTTGGGTGATTGGGTGAGAATCTGGGAGCAGtgatttctttatttttattttagtttgggatattctctcgtgtacccctcaactttttcattttctatgatatacccctcttttcatgcaaaaaaactttgaccgtcaataactcttggctacaagttcagaatacgaaaAACCTTTTTTTCAAATTGcccgtctttaagaggtcttccgtGTGAAGAAAAATTCACCGACGTttcaactcgtagtcgggaattatggtcggtcaaagtttattcgttaaaaaatatttgaccaaccataactaccggctacgagttcaaaaagcggtgaatttttttttcaaattgaaggtcttgacgagataattggtttgaaaaaaaaattatcattttctgaactcgtaacagagaattattgtcggtcaaagtttttttgtgaaaaacgaggggtacaccatagaaaacaaaaaagtttaggggtacacgagagaatatcccttttagtttttagttttgtttattattattgttgtcatCGCCACGTCATCATCAGATTATTTTTAACTTGAAATAACAGGTCAAAATTACCCAAGTCTATTTTAGGACAAATGCATCTATAGTTCGGTTTATTCTGAGTTAAATTATAGTtaggattaatatgagaagatggggtatagtttggattattctcatcaaaTAACCCTAATAATTACTCCCATCCCAAGCAAGCTGCAAGCATTTAGAGGTGGCAGTCGAGTCACTGTTACTGCGATTAGGTTACTATTAGCCATAAGGCTAGTTACTATTAGTTGTCAATATAATACTCATATTATCGATATTTTTTTGGTGGACACCGGCGTCGACAATAGTGTATAATCCCCTCCATTCCCATAGGCAGGGATCGAATccctgacctcatggttaagggatgaggtaagcaaccaccacaccaaacCCATTTGGTTACTCATATTATCGATATAATACACATGAAAACACACTACCAATAATGATCGAATACGTTACTCGGACTCTTAGCTCCGATCACACAGTACCAATATCTGATTATCGGACACTGCAATGCAACAAGATACTTCTCACTTTTCAAATTACTGTCCAAATTGGCAATCTTTTAAGCATTTTCCAATCAAACTCGTTTCCATATAACACCTGATCGTCAAAGTTTGAACAATGCCTCTTGATCATCTCCAAAGAGAACATCAAAAGGTCTACCTTTATTAAGGCTATCTTTCAAGATTGATATCTGGCCATCTTTAAGGAGAGTATCTTCTTCAAGGGCGTCTATCTTCTTCTTTAAGGAGCTGAGTTCGTGGTTTAGCAACATGTTTTTTTCGCTGTATCGTTTCACTTCCTCCCACATCAAGTCTCTTTCTTGACTGACTTTTGATAGGGTCCTTCTAATACTGCCTAAATCTTCCTCCCGAGACTGCACTTCGCCTTGTAGCTGATTTATAGTTCCATCCTTTTCAATCATCTATTCAAATGAAGATAACCTTAATGATTACTAAAAACTTCAGTAAAAGAGAATGTATAGGTGACAGAATCTCAGTTGTTGAGTCAAGCACGAGATAACGAGGTATAGTGACCTCACCTGAAGCTCAAAATTCTTCATCTTGTGATTCAAGCAAGAAACAGTGTCAAATGCATCTTGTATCTCACTTTTAAGAACGTCGTGACTTTGCAAAGCTCGTGTTAACTCTGCCTGTACTCCCTCGATTTCCTTCTCCTTACAATACAATTTTTCCTTGAGTATACTAGTCAGCAAACTCTCTGCCCTGAGCTCAGATATCAAATCACCCTTTCAAGAGATCAAACATCCacacaagaaaagataaaagtgtGAGTTATATGTATGAGATGATATTTGCCTAGGAGACAACAAGAGCTACCGAGACCTAAATTACGCGAAACCTGACTCAAGCAACCTCAAAGTCTGAAACCGACCTAGTAGAGCCCAAAAATTACGCAATCCGATTTCTCCCAAGAATCCGATCCCAAAACCCATAGGATTCGATATGATTGACGATGACCGAATAAATACGCTTCATAATATGATCGAAATAAGTCCGAGTAACTTGAAAAAAAAATGGACCGCTTTTTAGACTAAAAGTGTGAAGTCTCTATCTGAGCTTCAATAAATATGATGAAATTTTAGCTTATGACTTGACCCGTTAGGATTGTAACCAAAGTCGAACCAACTTGAAACGAGAGAAGACTTGCCACATAATGACCCAAAGAATGGTATTGAACCAGTACAAGCAAACTCAATATGACTTCAATAACGACCAGTGACACGATTGCCACCTCTAAATGCTTGCTTGGgatgggagtaattattaagggagtaatagagctaaaatgaactaaaaatggAGGAAAGGGATGgggttggagatagaaatggataGAAATGGGGAAATATAGTGTAAAAGTCCCTctattaagggagtaattgttaccTACCTCTCTCCTCAAGTAATGCATTACCTCCTTAtggaggtaataattcctccatcacctcctctttccaccctccacaaccaccactaaccaccaccctcctcttcccatttcttcttattttagctcccattactcccttaataattactcccatcCCAAGCAAGCCCTAAATGCTGATTATATTAAAGAAATAAAGTTGTATCGAGCTTACCTCCACCACCACTCTGTCCAAATTCTTTGATTTCTGGTTGTCGTTTTCACATGATTCAGGCTTATGATCGTTTAGCTCGTCTTTCTTCGTTAAAATAGAACCAGTTTTTCCTAGATTTATACGTAGTTCCTCTAAACCCTGCTTAAATCCCTGAACCTTCATATCATATTGAATAACAGTATGTGCTTCCTGTATACCATTAGGACGATTTTCTCTCCCAATAATCCTAAGCATCTCCTCACATGCCTGAACACTCTCATTCAATAGTGACAAGCCCATCTTTTGCAGGCACTGAACACAAGACACCAGCTCCTTATCGAGTTTTAATCCCGACCGTCCACCCACTTCCCCAGTGCCCTTTAAACGTTCCAATAAATATATATTTTCATTTCGAAGAGACTGAACTTCTACTGTACAACTCTCCAACTTTCTCCTCAAAATCTGTTCAACTTCTGCTAACCGCGATTGCTCCACCTGCAATTTATGTGTAACATTCTGAATTTTTCCCGAAATTTGCCGCCTTTCAATCTCAGAATTTAAGGACTGGCGTAACCCATCAATTGTCCTTTCTTGTTCACTGAACATCCCTCGAAGCCTTGAAGATTTTTTCTTTAACTCAGTGTTTTCTTTTTCCTGTTCTTTGATGTTTCTTTCCATACAGGATTGAATTTCTTCAGAAATTTCCAGTTTATCTTTGACATCCGACACTATCTTTTGCAGACTATCATTCTCTGATCTAGTTTCATCCAGTTTATCCATTAGATCCTTGAGGTTTGCCTCCATTTGAGATAGCCTATCTTTGTAGTCTCTTTCTTTGTCGTAAAAAGCCGAAATTTCCCTTTGAAGGGATACATTGTGCTCTGCAACCTCTTTTAATCGATcctttaaccttttctcttctgaATCGAAAACTCTCAGTTTAGATTCCCATTCATCTGACCTCCTATCAGGGAAAATATTACTATATTCTCTTTCAAATAAGAAGCTATGGTTGTTAACAGCAAAAGTATCTTGATCAAGAACATCCTTCAGAGTACAACAGTTTCTTTGCATATTATCTTCTAAGGGATTAATTTGCACATCTAGATGCTTATCAGAGACTTTTGTTGGCATTGGTGGCCAGTTAGAGCAGAGCTCATTAGGGTTCAAATCACGGAACTGTTCTAACCTCAGAAGCTTTTCGACTACGTGTTTTGCAAGTTTTCTTGGAGACTCAGGCCGATGCTCAGACCTCAGAGAGTCCCTGGATGCCCTACGAGACCTGTTTAATAGGTTACTGTCGGAAAAAACACGGTTGTGCACACCTCTTCGACGATTATCCTTTATCCTGAAATTCTCTTGATGATGATCACCATCCATGTATAGATCTAATACCTGGCCTGATATTGAAGTTGAACCAAAGGAAGTTTGGGGTGAACTTGGGTTTGATGTGCTTGAAGAAGCATGATGGCATAGGATTTCAGGTTTTGAATCCCTATCCCTAAACTGAAAATGGCTGCATATCACATCATACAAGACAAAAATCAGTCTAAAGCAAGGCTAAAAAATGTAATATGGTCACTTATTCAATAATCAGAATGACACAGGGCGCCACAATACTCGCATAttatattgatgcaatggtactTTTCTACGTTGTACGGAGtaatattttatataaacacTGAGGAGGCAAATTCTTTCTGTAACCCCTGACAACAACAGAGAGTTTTTCCCTTATCAAATTCCTGAATTTTTACAGCAGTCACGAAGAACTTACCAATCGGAACAATCACATTCACCATGACTTGATGAAAATCTTTGCTGATTCCTTAACCTGGTAAAATCTTCTTCATTGAATCTAGTGTTATCAATGGCTGCTGATGACGTTGACAGAGTCTGGCTCCTCCTAAGAACTGAGTGCCTTGATATGGTCTTTGTTTCATCAACTTTTTTGTCAGCAACTGGGAAGAAGTTTTCAGAATTTCGGTACTTGTTATTGACATTCTGAGAACCAACTGTTTTGTGTCGAATAAGTGCAGGCTGAAGTTTCTTTCCTCTTGTAGCTGCAGAATTGTCATGGTGTTCGCTTCCAAGTGATGAAGTAGATTTGAGAAAGAATATCTTTTTCATCCTTAATCGTCAAGATGGGATCAAACCATTTTATGAGTTTCAGCTAAGCTTTTTGATATCAAATAAATGACCCTAGAAAGATAGACAAGGATGACAGGGTGGGTGTGAGTAAGAGTAATAGTATACCAACATTTCTTCGCAACACTCATAAATTTGCTAATAACTGTAACAGCAACTGAACGATATGCAAATTGCAAGCTATGTTACTCTGACTCGGGCACAAGAgccggatatatatatatatatatatatatatatatatatatatatatatatatatatatatatatatatattcaagtGTCGGAATAGACACGACTCAATATTTTACACTTTAGTACTTTCCTCTAGAATGAGGATACAGGTGCATGCTGGAAACATCATATTAACAAAACTACATCGCAAATTTAGACTATTAAAGTGAAATAGAATTTTTTGTAAAAATAAGGTTTGATGGAGTAAAAGACTCATTATTCTTAGGTTGAGTTtttgatggaataaagcaaaaacGATTCACTAAACTGGCTTCTCTTCTTTAATTTGTCAAGTAGCGGTCATATACGGCAATTCCTGACACACTTTTTAGTTTGGGTCATCCATAAGCAGCCTCTCAGTGTTGTTAAAAAAAAGGGGGCTAGATAGGATGCCCCCCTTATATCCTGCCATTGTGGGAGCACTGGCGTAATGTTATTGTTCTACTccgtagtagtagtagtagtagtagcagTAGCAGCAGTAGTAAAACTGAGTAGCTAATGTAGTATATCCGTCTTAATCACTAGGCAAACAGTTCCTAATTAGTACTTACAAAATTGAAATCAGAAGAATAAAGTTGAGAATGTATTAAAATAAGAGAAATGAGTTTTGGTAAGATGGATTATTCAGTACTTACTCACAACTCCTTGGCAGATGAACAAGCAAGAGTTCCACATACACTTCCACCAAAAGAATGAACAATACTTTAAAATTTGTGTGCAAATTTTGCTAAAAACAACTTTACTGTCAGACAAACAATTGTTTTCACAGAAATATGAGATGGTGTATGTCAAAATCTAAGGATCACATGAAAATGACAAATACCCACATGAAACAGAATGTGAGgtaaaaaaataaatgaaatgaaattcatccaaggtaaataaatgatgaaGTGAAGGTAGTTAGATTTTACTAGGAATTTTGAAATAAATTAATAGAGGATGTTGGGAGAGGAGGGTATCTCGGGATTGAAGCAATTATATAGGAGAATGTATAGCACCAGAACTTACTTGTTTATTTATGCCCTTTACTAGAGTATATACTAAAAAGTACTCCGTAGTCTTCATGGGTCGAGTGATAAACAAGCTTGTTTTCTAAATTAACCACAATTCTCTCGAATAAGCtttgttggtgatttaagagtaattaccgaTTCATTTAACGTAATTAAGGTTGGTTCGTAGATGGGTCAtttttaaataatataatgtgagttcgggaagtacggagtgtacgCTTGTATAATTATTTATGAGATTACGGTATAATTCTCGTTCGAATAACTATGACGGGGTCTCGCTGCCCGGTCAGCGAGTCTGGGTGCAGGGGCGCCCTGGTTTAGGGGTTCGGGGACGCAACGGGGATCATTTTACTAtaataatcattttttttttaaagaaaggatcaattcattaataaatagtcatacgacatctacaacatgtgacaaatttgaacgGATACAACTCGACTAgaaccaaataaaataaaatcttgTTCAAAGAAAGATCTGTAAACTTGAATTGCTCCAAAGTACGTCCTCTATCATATCGCCACAAACAGCTTTTCACAAGAGGATCATAGGATCTTGAACCTTGACGAGAGACGATTTCATTTGACCAAATTGAGTGCAACCAACAAATTGACAGCATATGTAATACCATATAACGATCTATTACGAAACTGATCTTCCGCATCTTCACCGTATGAGGAACGACCAAAGCGCTCTTATCTATATTTCCAATAGAACTAAAACCTAGATAAACAAGGACTGAAAAAACTCCGAAAATAGAGACAGACAAACGGATCTCACCAAAACAGAGACCTTTATTGATTAATTCATAATGTTTCATACTAAAAATTGATAAATAAAGCTTTTtgggggcttaccatcgatcaaTAGTCGATGGAAGCCCCAAATTTAATTGATGAAGGCTagggttttttagagagaaggggggAAGAGAGAGAGTCCAGCTTTCTAATATTGATGGGTTTATTTTCGACTGTAGTAATAGTAGTTACTATAATAATCATTTGACTGAGAATGAAGATACTTAAAAAATTATTGACTGTTTGCTATCTTTTTTTTTATACGAAAGAGGGGCTAGGCCCCGAAAGTTAATTGTTCGCTATTACACGGGAAATAGCAACCCCAAAAATGTCCTCCCGAAGGATAGGACGCAGCTCATTAAAAGGAATATCTAAATGCGTAGGAATAGTACTAGAGTTCACTCCTGTATTAGCTAATAAATATGCTGCTCTGTTGGCTTCTCTATAAGTATGCTCCAGTTTAACCGTCCAATGATCTTCACTAATCAAGTCTTTGCACCTTTTGACGATGAATTTTAAACTGTTACTTACCAATTGATCTTCCTTGATAATATTAACACATGGAGAGTTGTCCATATGTATTAGCAATTTTCGAACTTGCATCGACTTTGCCCGTTCCAAACCCGCAAGAAGAGCTAATAACTCGGCTTTCATAGACGAACATATGCCACAAGAGAAATAGAAGGCAGTAACACCGTTTCATCTCGAAAAATTTCTCCTCCTCCCGCAATACCTGGGTTTCCTTTAAAGGCACCATCTGTGTTTAATAATAGCCATCCATGAGGTGGAGGCAACCATCGGATAAAGATTTCCACATTTGAAGTACGCTATTGCGGGATAAAAATATCGAATCTATCAAAGGCGTTCTTACTCGACTCGAACTGAGTATATAAGAAGGAACGAGGATCAGTCAGGTTATCACTTTCACGCCCAAACACGACATTGTTGCGCCATTTCCACAACCACCAACAAGTAATG
Encoded here:
- the LOC141599941 gene encoding uncharacterized protein LOC141599941, whose translation is MKKIFFLKSTSSLGSEHHDNSAATRGKKLQPALIRHKTVGSQNVNNKYRNSENFFPVADKKVDETKTISRHSVLRRSQTLSTSSAAIDNTRFNEEDFTRLRNQQRFSSSHGECDCSDCHFQFRDRDSKPEILCHHASSSTSNPSSPQTSFGSTSISGQVLDLYMDGDHHQENFRIKDNRRRGVHNRVFSDSNLLNRSRRASRDSLRSEHRPESPRKLAKHVVEKLLRLEQFRDLNPNELCSNWPPMPTKVSDKHLDVQINPLEDNMQRNCCTLKDVLDQDTFAVNNHSFLFEREYSNIFPDRRSDEWESKLRVFDSEEKRLKDRLKEVAEHNVSLQREISAFYDKERDYKDRLSQMEANLKDLMDKLDETRSENDSLQKIVSDVKDKLEISEEIQSCMERNIKEQEKENTELKKKSSRLRGMFSEQERTIDGLRQSLNSEIERRQISGKIQNVTHKLQVEQSRLAEVEQILRRKLESCTVEVQSLRNENIYLLERLKGTGEVGGRSGLKLDKELVSCVQCLQKMGLSLLNESVQACEEMLRIIGRENRPNGIQEAHTVIQYDMKVQGFKQGLEELRINLGKTGSILTKKDELNDHKPESCENDNQKSKNLDRVVVEGDLISELRAESLLTSILKEKLYCKEKEIEGVQAELTRALQSHDVLKSEIQDAFDTVSCLNHKMKNFELQMIEKDGTINQLQGEVQSREEDLGSIRRTLSKVSQERDLMWEEVKRYSEKNMLLNHELSSLKKKIDALEEDTLLKDGQISILKDSLNKGRPFDVLFGDDQEALFKL